In Megalopta genalis isolate 19385.01 chromosome 7, iyMegGena1_principal, whole genome shotgun sequence, a single window of DNA contains:
- the Syt7 gene encoding synaptotagmin 7 isoform X3 → MEKRQVPMAETTGVMLTAIFGTVGGLVVLVFLGLAAWLYLRTRKLKQRNEDFVAVNGDDFSDERHGALADRKYGFLTLTTPLISTKVFGTTGSPANKPAASGGGLGGGGVGGVGGTSAGGTVLAATGSASGTVLGCGGSGSTASGSGASSSGPGTGNANASTSGMAGGNPVSGSSAGSMVAGAGEPRTPTAGAQNKQLQNVKGDHPSKAFLQSRSMSLVDMYIDNSEPSENVGQIHFSLEYDFQNTTLILRIIQGKDLPAKDLSGTSDPYVRVTLLPDKKHRLETKIKRRTLNPRWNETFYFEGFPIQKLQSRVLHLHVFDYDRFSRDDSIGEIFLPLCQVDFSEKPSFWKALKPPAKDKCGELLCSLCYHPSNSVLTITLLKARNLKAKDINGKSDPYVKVWLQFGDKRIEKRKTPIFKCTLDPVFNEAFSFNVPWEKIRECSLDVMVMDFDNIGRNELIGRIQLAGKNGSGANETKHWQDMITKPRQTVVQWHRLKPE, encoded by the exons CGAGAAAGTTGAAACAGAGGAACGAGGACTTCGTGGCCGTGAACGGGGATGATTTTTCGGACGAGCGGCACGGCGCGTTGGCGGATCGAAAGTACGGTTTCTTGACACTGACGACCCCGCTAATTAGCACGAAGGTGTTCGG AACGACCGGCAGCCCGGCGAACAAACCGGCGGCTTCCGGTGGCGGACTCGGAGGCGGAGGCGTCGGAGGCGTCGGAGGGACGAGCGCGGGCGGAACAGTTCTTGCAGCGACCGGATCGGCATCGGGAACGGTCTTAGGGTGCGGCGGCAGCGGGTCCACCGCTTCAGGGTCTGGCGCGAGTAGTTCGGGCCCGGGTACAGGCAATGCGAACGCAAGCACCAGCGGCATGGCCGGTGGCAACCCGGTTTCCGGTAGCAGCGCCGGCAGCATGGTCGCCGGGGCCGGCGAGCCACGCACCCCCACCGCAGGAGCGCAAAACAAACAGCTGCAGAACGTCAAAGGAGATCATCCCTCG AAAGCATTCCTGCAGAGCAGATCCATGTCGTTGGTCGACATGTACATCGACAACTCGGAGCCCAGCGAGAACGTCGGTCAAATACACTTCAGCCTGGAGTACGATTTCCAAAATACAACGCTTATCCTTCGTATCATACAA GGCAAAGATTTGCCGGCGAAGGATCTGTCCGGGACGTCCGACCCTTACGTTCGTGTCACCCTTCTGCCGGACAAGAAGCATCGACTCGAGACCAAAATAAAGAGGCGCACGCTCAATCCACGCTGGAACGAAACGTTTTACTTCGAAG GTTTCCCGATTCAGAAATTGCAGAGCAGAGTACTGCACTTACACGTGTTCGACTACGACCGATTCTCGAGGGATGATTCAATCGGAGAGATATTCCTGCCGCTCTGCCAG GTCGACTTTTCGGAGAAGCCCTCGTTCTGGAAGGCCCTGAAGCCTCCGGCGAAGGACAAGTGCGGTGAGCTGTTGTGCTCGTTGTGCTACCATCCGAGCAACTCCGTGCTGACCATAACGTTACTGAAGGCGAGGAACCTCAAAGCGAAAGACATCAATGGGAAATCAG ATCCGTACGTGAAGGTCTGGCTGCAATTCGGCGACAAGAGGATCGAGAAACGGAAGACCCCTATATTTAAGTGTACCTTGGATCCGGTGTTCAACGAGGCGTTCTCTTTCAACGTTCCCTGGGAGAAGATCCGAGAGTGTTCATTGGACGTGATGGTCATGGACTTCGATAATATCGGAAGAAACGAGCTGATCGGCCGGATTCAGCTGGCAG GGAAGAACGGCAGCGGggcgaacgaaacgaaacactggcaggacatgatCACGAAGCCACGGCAGACGGTCGTCCAGTGGCACCGGCTCAAGCCGGAGTAA
- the Syt7 gene encoding synaptotagmin 7 isoform X7, with product MEIAASAMLDGLKNNRISKLALSRFLSQSLTTGSPANKPAASGGGLGGGGVGGVGGTSAGGTVLAATGSASGTVLGCGGSGSTASGSGASSSGPGTGNANASTSGMAGGNPVSGSSAGSMVAGAGEPRTPTAGAQNKQLQNVKGDHPSKAFLQSRSMSLVDMYIDNSEPSENVGQIHFSLEYDFQNTTLILRIIQGKDLPAKDLSGTSDPYVRVTLLPDKKHRLETKIKRRTLNPRWNETFYFEGFPIQKLQSRVLHLHVFDYDRFSRDDSIGEIFLPLCQVDFSEKPSFWKALKPPAKDKCGELLCSLCYHPSNSVLTITLLKARNLKAKDINGKSDPYVKVWLQFGDKRIEKRKTPIFKCTLDPVFNEAFSFNVPWEKIRECSLDVMVMDFDNIGRNELIGRIQLAGKNGSGANETKHWQDMITKPRQTVVQWHRLKPE from the exons ATGGAAATCGCAGCCTCTGCAATGTTGGATGGCCTGAAAAATAATCGAATCAGCAAGTTGGCACTGTCGCGGTTCTTGTCGCAGAGTCT AACGACCGGCAGCCCGGCGAACAAACCGGCGGCTTCCGGTGGCGGACTCGGAGGCGGAGGCGTCGGAGGCGTCGGAGGGACGAGCGCGGGCGGAACAGTTCTTGCAGCGACCGGATCGGCATCGGGAACGGTCTTAGGGTGCGGCGGCAGCGGGTCCACCGCTTCAGGGTCTGGCGCGAGTAGTTCGGGCCCGGGTACAGGCAATGCGAACGCAAGCACCAGCGGCATGGCCGGTGGCAACCCGGTTTCCGGTAGCAGCGCCGGCAGCATGGTCGCCGGGGCCGGCGAGCCACGCACCCCCACCGCAGGAGCGCAAAACAAACAGCTGCAGAACGTCAAAGGAGATCATCCCTCG AAAGCATTCCTGCAGAGCAGATCCATGTCGTTGGTCGACATGTACATCGACAACTCGGAGCCCAGCGAGAACGTCGGTCAAATACACTTCAGCCTGGAGTACGATTTCCAAAATACAACGCTTATCCTTCGTATCATACAA GGCAAAGATTTGCCGGCGAAGGATCTGTCCGGGACGTCCGACCCTTACGTTCGTGTCACCCTTCTGCCGGACAAGAAGCATCGACTCGAGACCAAAATAAAGAGGCGCACGCTCAATCCACGCTGGAACGAAACGTTTTACTTCGAAG GTTTCCCGATTCAGAAATTGCAGAGCAGAGTACTGCACTTACACGTGTTCGACTACGACCGATTCTCGAGGGATGATTCAATCGGAGAGATATTCCTGCCGCTCTGCCAG GTCGACTTTTCGGAGAAGCCCTCGTTCTGGAAGGCCCTGAAGCCTCCGGCGAAGGACAAGTGCGGTGAGCTGTTGTGCTCGTTGTGCTACCATCCGAGCAACTCCGTGCTGACCATAACGTTACTGAAGGCGAGGAACCTCAAAGCGAAAGACATCAATGGGAAATCAG ATCCGTACGTGAAGGTCTGGCTGCAATTCGGCGACAAGAGGATCGAGAAACGGAAGACCCCTATATTTAAGTGTACCTTGGATCCGGTGTTCAACGAGGCGTTCTCTTTCAACGTTCCCTGGGAGAAGATCCGAGAGTGTTCATTGGACGTGATGGTCATGGACTTCGATAATATCGGAAGAAACGAGCTGATCGGCCGGATTCAGCTGGCAG GGAAGAACGGCAGCGGggcgaacgaaacgaaacactggcaggacatgatCACGAAGCCACGGCAGACGGTCGTCCAGTGGCACCGGCTCAAGCCGGAGTAA
- the Syt7 gene encoding synaptotagmin 7 isoform X2: protein MEKRQVPMAETTGVMLTAIFGTVGGLVVLVFLGLAAWLYLRTRKLKQRNEDFVAVNGDDFSDERHGALADRKYGFLTLTTPLISTKVFGAQLDPANKPAASGGGLGGGGVGGVGGTSAGGTVLAATGSASGTVLGCGGSGSTASGSGASSSGPGTGNANASTSGMAGGNPVSGSSAGSMVAGAGEPRTPTAGAQNKQLQNVKGDHPSKAFLQSRSMSLVDMYIDNSEPSENVGQIHFSLEYDFQNTTLILRIIQGKDLPAKDLSGTSDPYVRVTLLPDKKHRLETKIKRRTLNPRWNETFYFEGFPIQKLQSRVLHLHVFDYDRFSRDDSIGEIFLPLCQVDFSEKPSFWKALKPPAKDKCGELLCSLCYHPSNSVLTITLLKARNLKAKDINGKSDPYVKVWLQFGDKRIEKRKTPIFKCTLDPVFNEAFSFNVPWEKIRECSLDVMVMDFDNIGRNELIGRIQLAGKNGSGANETKHWQDMITKPRQTVVQWHRLKPE, encoded by the exons CGAGAAAGTTGAAACAGAGGAACGAGGACTTCGTGGCCGTGAACGGGGATGATTTTTCGGACGAGCGGCACGGCGCGTTGGCGGATCGAAAGTACGGTTTCTTGACACTGACGACCCCGCTAATTAGCACGAAGGTGTTCGG AGCCCAGTTGGA CCCGGCGAACAAACCGGCGGCTTCCGGTGGCGGACTCGGAGGCGGAGGCGTCGGAGGCGTCGGAGGGACGAGCGCGGGCGGAACAGTTCTTGCAGCGACCGGATCGGCATCGGGAACGGTCTTAGGGTGCGGCGGCAGCGGGTCCACCGCTTCAGGGTCTGGCGCGAGTAGTTCGGGCCCGGGTACAGGCAATGCGAACGCAAGCACCAGCGGCATGGCCGGTGGCAACCCGGTTTCCGGTAGCAGCGCCGGCAGCATGGTCGCCGGGGCCGGCGAGCCACGCACCCCCACCGCAGGAGCGCAAAACAAACAGCTGCAGAACGTCAAAGGAGATCATCCCTCG AAAGCATTCCTGCAGAGCAGATCCATGTCGTTGGTCGACATGTACATCGACAACTCGGAGCCCAGCGAGAACGTCGGTCAAATACACTTCAGCCTGGAGTACGATTTCCAAAATACAACGCTTATCCTTCGTATCATACAA GGCAAAGATTTGCCGGCGAAGGATCTGTCCGGGACGTCCGACCCTTACGTTCGTGTCACCCTTCTGCCGGACAAGAAGCATCGACTCGAGACCAAAATAAAGAGGCGCACGCTCAATCCACGCTGGAACGAAACGTTTTACTTCGAAG GTTTCCCGATTCAGAAATTGCAGAGCAGAGTACTGCACTTACACGTGTTCGACTACGACCGATTCTCGAGGGATGATTCAATCGGAGAGATATTCCTGCCGCTCTGCCAG GTCGACTTTTCGGAGAAGCCCTCGTTCTGGAAGGCCCTGAAGCCTCCGGCGAAGGACAAGTGCGGTGAGCTGTTGTGCTCGTTGTGCTACCATCCGAGCAACTCCGTGCTGACCATAACGTTACTGAAGGCGAGGAACCTCAAAGCGAAAGACATCAATGGGAAATCAG ATCCGTACGTGAAGGTCTGGCTGCAATTCGGCGACAAGAGGATCGAGAAACGGAAGACCCCTATATTTAAGTGTACCTTGGATCCGGTGTTCAACGAGGCGTTCTCTTTCAACGTTCCCTGGGAGAAGATCCGAGAGTGTTCATTGGACGTGATGGTCATGGACTTCGATAATATCGGAAGAAACGAGCTGATCGGCCGGATTCAGCTGGCAG GGAAGAACGGCAGCGGggcgaacgaaacgaaacactggcaggacatgatCACGAAGCCACGGCAGACGGTCGTCCAGTGGCACCGGCTCAAGCCGGAGTAA
- the Syt7 gene encoding synaptotagmin 7 isoform X4, with translation MAETTGVMLTAIFGTVGGLVVLVFLGLAAWLYLRTRKLKQRNEDFVAVNGDDFSDERHGALADRKYGFLTLTTPLISTKVFGAQLETTGSPANKPAASGGGLGGGGVGGVGGTSAGGTVLAATGSASGTVLGCGGSGSTASGSGASSSGPGTGNANASTSGMAGGNPVSGSSAGSMVAGAGEPRTPTAGAQNKQLQNVKGDHPSKAFLQSRSMSLVDMYIDNSEPSENVGQIHFSLEYDFQNTTLILRIIQGKDLPAKDLSGTSDPYVRVTLLPDKKHRLETKIKRRTLNPRWNETFYFEGFPIQKLQSRVLHLHVFDYDRFSRDDSIGEIFLPLCQVDFSEKPSFWKALKPPAKDKCGELLCSLCYHPSNSVLTITLLKARNLKAKDINGKSDPYVKVWLQFGDKRIEKRKTPIFKCTLDPVFNEAFSFNVPWEKIRECSLDVMVMDFDNIGRNELIGRIQLAGKNGSGANETKHWQDMITKPRQTVVQWHRLKPE, from the exons CGAGAAAGTTGAAACAGAGGAACGAGGACTTCGTGGCCGTGAACGGGGATGATTTTTCGGACGAGCGGCACGGCGCGTTGGCGGATCGAAAGTACGGTTTCTTGACACTGACGACCCCGCTAATTAGCACGAAGGTGTTCGG AGCCCAGTTGGA AACGACCGGCAGCCCGGCGAACAAACCGGCGGCTTCCGGTGGCGGACTCGGAGGCGGAGGCGTCGGAGGCGTCGGAGGGACGAGCGCGGGCGGAACAGTTCTTGCAGCGACCGGATCGGCATCGGGAACGGTCTTAGGGTGCGGCGGCAGCGGGTCCACCGCTTCAGGGTCTGGCGCGAGTAGTTCGGGCCCGGGTACAGGCAATGCGAACGCAAGCACCAGCGGCATGGCCGGTGGCAACCCGGTTTCCGGTAGCAGCGCCGGCAGCATGGTCGCCGGGGCCGGCGAGCCACGCACCCCCACCGCAGGAGCGCAAAACAAACAGCTGCAGAACGTCAAAGGAGATCATCCCTCG AAAGCATTCCTGCAGAGCAGATCCATGTCGTTGGTCGACATGTACATCGACAACTCGGAGCCCAGCGAGAACGTCGGTCAAATACACTTCAGCCTGGAGTACGATTTCCAAAATACAACGCTTATCCTTCGTATCATACAA GGCAAAGATTTGCCGGCGAAGGATCTGTCCGGGACGTCCGACCCTTACGTTCGTGTCACCCTTCTGCCGGACAAGAAGCATCGACTCGAGACCAAAATAAAGAGGCGCACGCTCAATCCACGCTGGAACGAAACGTTTTACTTCGAAG GTTTCCCGATTCAGAAATTGCAGAGCAGAGTACTGCACTTACACGTGTTCGACTACGACCGATTCTCGAGGGATGATTCAATCGGAGAGATATTCCTGCCGCTCTGCCAG GTCGACTTTTCGGAGAAGCCCTCGTTCTGGAAGGCCCTGAAGCCTCCGGCGAAGGACAAGTGCGGTGAGCTGTTGTGCTCGTTGTGCTACCATCCGAGCAACTCCGTGCTGACCATAACGTTACTGAAGGCGAGGAACCTCAAAGCGAAAGACATCAATGGGAAATCAG ATCCGTACGTGAAGGTCTGGCTGCAATTCGGCGACAAGAGGATCGAGAAACGGAAGACCCCTATATTTAAGTGTACCTTGGATCCGGTGTTCAACGAGGCGTTCTCTTTCAACGTTCCCTGGGAGAAGATCCGAGAGTGTTCATTGGACGTGATGGTCATGGACTTCGATAATATCGGAAGAAACGAGCTGATCGGCCGGATTCAGCTGGCAG GGAAGAACGGCAGCGGggcgaacgaaacgaaacactggcaggacatgatCACGAAGCCACGGCAGACGGTCGTCCAGTGGCACCGGCTCAAGCCGGAGTAA
- the Syt7 gene encoding synaptotagmin 7 isoform X8, translating into MWSAVARSLEILVAFFEYYTTRAQLETTGSPANKPAASGGGLGGGGVGGVGGTSAGGTVLAATGSASGTVLGCGGSGSTASGSGASSSGPGTGNANASTSGMAGGNPVSGSSAGSMVAGAGEPRTPTAGAQNKQLQNVKGDHPSKAFLQSRSMSLVDMYIDNSEPSENVGQIHFSLEYDFQNTTLILRIIQGKDLPAKDLSGTSDPYVRVTLLPDKKHRLETKIKRRTLNPRWNETFYFEGFPIQKLQSRVLHLHVFDYDRFSRDDSIGEIFLPLCQVDFSEKPSFWKALKPPAKDKCGELLCSLCYHPSNSVLTITLLKARNLKAKDINGKSDPYVKVWLQFGDKRIEKRKTPIFKCTLDPVFNEAFSFNVPWEKIRECSLDVMVMDFDNIGRNELIGRIQLAGKNGSGANETKHWQDMITKPRQTVVQWHRLKPE; encoded by the exons ATGTGGTCTGCAGTCGCAAGGTCTTTGGAAATACTGGTCGCTTTCTTCGAGTATTATACCACCAG AGCCCAGTTGGA AACGACCGGCAGCCCGGCGAACAAACCGGCGGCTTCCGGTGGCGGACTCGGAGGCGGAGGCGTCGGAGGCGTCGGAGGGACGAGCGCGGGCGGAACAGTTCTTGCAGCGACCGGATCGGCATCGGGAACGGTCTTAGGGTGCGGCGGCAGCGGGTCCACCGCTTCAGGGTCTGGCGCGAGTAGTTCGGGCCCGGGTACAGGCAATGCGAACGCAAGCACCAGCGGCATGGCCGGTGGCAACCCGGTTTCCGGTAGCAGCGCCGGCAGCATGGTCGCCGGGGCCGGCGAGCCACGCACCCCCACCGCAGGAGCGCAAAACAAACAGCTGCAGAACGTCAAAGGAGATCATCCCTCG AAAGCATTCCTGCAGAGCAGATCCATGTCGTTGGTCGACATGTACATCGACAACTCGGAGCCCAGCGAGAACGTCGGTCAAATACACTTCAGCCTGGAGTACGATTTCCAAAATACAACGCTTATCCTTCGTATCATACAA GGCAAAGATTTGCCGGCGAAGGATCTGTCCGGGACGTCCGACCCTTACGTTCGTGTCACCCTTCTGCCGGACAAGAAGCATCGACTCGAGACCAAAATAAAGAGGCGCACGCTCAATCCACGCTGGAACGAAACGTTTTACTTCGAAG GTTTCCCGATTCAGAAATTGCAGAGCAGAGTACTGCACTTACACGTGTTCGACTACGACCGATTCTCGAGGGATGATTCAATCGGAGAGATATTCCTGCCGCTCTGCCAG GTCGACTTTTCGGAGAAGCCCTCGTTCTGGAAGGCCCTGAAGCCTCCGGCGAAGGACAAGTGCGGTGAGCTGTTGTGCTCGTTGTGCTACCATCCGAGCAACTCCGTGCTGACCATAACGTTACTGAAGGCGAGGAACCTCAAAGCGAAAGACATCAATGGGAAATCAG ATCCGTACGTGAAGGTCTGGCTGCAATTCGGCGACAAGAGGATCGAGAAACGGAAGACCCCTATATTTAAGTGTACCTTGGATCCGGTGTTCAACGAGGCGTTCTCTTTCAACGTTCCCTGGGAGAAGATCCGAGAGTGTTCATTGGACGTGATGGTCATGGACTTCGATAATATCGGAAGAAACGAGCTGATCGGCCGGATTCAGCTGGCAG GGAAGAACGGCAGCGGggcgaacgaaacgaaacactggcaggacatgatCACGAAGCCACGGCAGACGGTCGTCCAGTGGCACCGGCTCAAGCCGGAGTAA
- the Syt7 gene encoding synaptotagmin 7 isoform X5 encodes MEIAASAMLDGLKNNRISKLALSRFLSQSLAQLETTGSPANKPAASGGGLGGGGVGGVGGTSAGGTVLAATGSASGTVLGCGGSGSTASGSGASSSGPGTGNANASTSGMAGGNPVSGSSAGSMVAGAGEPRTPTAGAQNKQLQNVKGDHPSKAFLQSRSMSLVDMYIDNSEPSENVGQIHFSLEYDFQNTTLILRIIQGKDLPAKDLSGTSDPYVRVTLLPDKKHRLETKIKRRTLNPRWNETFYFEGFPIQKLQSRVLHLHVFDYDRFSRDDSIGEIFLPLCQVDFSEKPSFWKALKPPAKDKCGELLCSLCYHPSNSVLTITLLKARNLKAKDINGKSDPYVKVWLQFGDKRIEKRKTPIFKCTLDPVFNEAFSFNVPWEKIRECSLDVMVMDFDNIGRNELIGRIQLAGKNGSGANETKHWQDMITKPRQTVVQWHRLKPE; translated from the exons ATGGAAATCGCAGCCTCTGCAATGTTGGATGGCCTGAAAAATAATCGAATCAGCAAGTTGGCACTGTCGCGGTTCTTGTCGCAGAGTCT AGCCCAGTTGGA AACGACCGGCAGCCCGGCGAACAAACCGGCGGCTTCCGGTGGCGGACTCGGAGGCGGAGGCGTCGGAGGCGTCGGAGGGACGAGCGCGGGCGGAACAGTTCTTGCAGCGACCGGATCGGCATCGGGAACGGTCTTAGGGTGCGGCGGCAGCGGGTCCACCGCTTCAGGGTCTGGCGCGAGTAGTTCGGGCCCGGGTACAGGCAATGCGAACGCAAGCACCAGCGGCATGGCCGGTGGCAACCCGGTTTCCGGTAGCAGCGCCGGCAGCATGGTCGCCGGGGCCGGCGAGCCACGCACCCCCACCGCAGGAGCGCAAAACAAACAGCTGCAGAACGTCAAAGGAGATCATCCCTCG AAAGCATTCCTGCAGAGCAGATCCATGTCGTTGGTCGACATGTACATCGACAACTCGGAGCCCAGCGAGAACGTCGGTCAAATACACTTCAGCCTGGAGTACGATTTCCAAAATACAACGCTTATCCTTCGTATCATACAA GGCAAAGATTTGCCGGCGAAGGATCTGTCCGGGACGTCCGACCCTTACGTTCGTGTCACCCTTCTGCCGGACAAGAAGCATCGACTCGAGACCAAAATAAAGAGGCGCACGCTCAATCCACGCTGGAACGAAACGTTTTACTTCGAAG GTTTCCCGATTCAGAAATTGCAGAGCAGAGTACTGCACTTACACGTGTTCGACTACGACCGATTCTCGAGGGATGATTCAATCGGAGAGATATTCCTGCCGCTCTGCCAG GTCGACTTTTCGGAGAAGCCCTCGTTCTGGAAGGCCCTGAAGCCTCCGGCGAAGGACAAGTGCGGTGAGCTGTTGTGCTCGTTGTGCTACCATCCGAGCAACTCCGTGCTGACCATAACGTTACTGAAGGCGAGGAACCTCAAAGCGAAAGACATCAATGGGAAATCAG ATCCGTACGTGAAGGTCTGGCTGCAATTCGGCGACAAGAGGATCGAGAAACGGAAGACCCCTATATTTAAGTGTACCTTGGATCCGGTGTTCAACGAGGCGTTCTCTTTCAACGTTCCCTGGGAGAAGATCCGAGAGTGTTCATTGGACGTGATGGTCATGGACTTCGATAATATCGGAAGAAACGAGCTGATCGGCCGGATTCAGCTGGCAG GGAAGAACGGCAGCGGggcgaacgaaacgaaacactggcaggacatgatCACGAAGCCACGGCAGACGGTCGTCCAGTGGCACCGGCTCAAGCCGGAGTAA
- the Syt7 gene encoding synaptotagmin 7 isoform X1, with the protein MEKRQVPMAETTGVMLTAIFGTVGGLVVLVFLGLAAWLYLRTRKLKQRNEDFVAVNGDDFSDERHGALADRKYGFLTLTTPLISTKVFGAQLETTGSPANKPAASGGGLGGGGVGGVGGTSAGGTVLAATGSASGTVLGCGGSGSTASGSGASSSGPGTGNANASTSGMAGGNPVSGSSAGSMVAGAGEPRTPTAGAQNKQLQNVKGDHPSKAFLQSRSMSLVDMYIDNSEPSENVGQIHFSLEYDFQNTTLILRIIQGKDLPAKDLSGTSDPYVRVTLLPDKKHRLETKIKRRTLNPRWNETFYFEGFPIQKLQSRVLHLHVFDYDRFSRDDSIGEIFLPLCQVDFSEKPSFWKALKPPAKDKCGELLCSLCYHPSNSVLTITLLKARNLKAKDINGKSDPYVKVWLQFGDKRIEKRKTPIFKCTLDPVFNEAFSFNVPWEKIRECSLDVMVMDFDNIGRNELIGRIQLAGKNGSGANETKHWQDMITKPRQTVVQWHRLKPE; encoded by the exons CGAGAAAGTTGAAACAGAGGAACGAGGACTTCGTGGCCGTGAACGGGGATGATTTTTCGGACGAGCGGCACGGCGCGTTGGCGGATCGAAAGTACGGTTTCTTGACACTGACGACCCCGCTAATTAGCACGAAGGTGTTCGG AGCCCAGTTGGA AACGACCGGCAGCCCGGCGAACAAACCGGCGGCTTCCGGTGGCGGACTCGGAGGCGGAGGCGTCGGAGGCGTCGGAGGGACGAGCGCGGGCGGAACAGTTCTTGCAGCGACCGGATCGGCATCGGGAACGGTCTTAGGGTGCGGCGGCAGCGGGTCCACCGCTTCAGGGTCTGGCGCGAGTAGTTCGGGCCCGGGTACAGGCAATGCGAACGCAAGCACCAGCGGCATGGCCGGTGGCAACCCGGTTTCCGGTAGCAGCGCCGGCAGCATGGTCGCCGGGGCCGGCGAGCCACGCACCCCCACCGCAGGAGCGCAAAACAAACAGCTGCAGAACGTCAAAGGAGATCATCCCTCG AAAGCATTCCTGCAGAGCAGATCCATGTCGTTGGTCGACATGTACATCGACAACTCGGAGCCCAGCGAGAACGTCGGTCAAATACACTTCAGCCTGGAGTACGATTTCCAAAATACAACGCTTATCCTTCGTATCATACAA GGCAAAGATTTGCCGGCGAAGGATCTGTCCGGGACGTCCGACCCTTACGTTCGTGTCACCCTTCTGCCGGACAAGAAGCATCGACTCGAGACCAAAATAAAGAGGCGCACGCTCAATCCACGCTGGAACGAAACGTTTTACTTCGAAG GTTTCCCGATTCAGAAATTGCAGAGCAGAGTACTGCACTTACACGTGTTCGACTACGACCGATTCTCGAGGGATGATTCAATCGGAGAGATATTCCTGCCGCTCTGCCAG GTCGACTTTTCGGAGAAGCCCTCGTTCTGGAAGGCCCTGAAGCCTCCGGCGAAGGACAAGTGCGGTGAGCTGTTGTGCTCGTTGTGCTACCATCCGAGCAACTCCGTGCTGACCATAACGTTACTGAAGGCGAGGAACCTCAAAGCGAAAGACATCAATGGGAAATCAG ATCCGTACGTGAAGGTCTGGCTGCAATTCGGCGACAAGAGGATCGAGAAACGGAAGACCCCTATATTTAAGTGTACCTTGGATCCGGTGTTCAACGAGGCGTTCTCTTTCAACGTTCCCTGGGAGAAGATCCGAGAGTGTTCATTGGACGTGATGGTCATGGACTTCGATAATATCGGAAGAAACGAGCTGATCGGCCGGATTCAGCTGGCAG GGAAGAACGGCAGCGGggcgaacgaaacgaaacactggcaggacatgatCACGAAGCCACGGCAGACGGTCGTCCAGTGGCACCGGCTCAAGCCGGAGTAA